DNA sequence from the Pseudoliparis swirei isolate HS2019 ecotype Mariana Trench chromosome 6, NWPU_hadal_v1, whole genome shotgun sequence genome:
CATGTATATAACTAATTGTTTTCAATCAATTGAATGAACTGACGAGTGTAATTGTGTTTCACTGAATGCAATAATGAGTATTCACACACGTGGTACCAGACCGTACAGTATGCAGTCAACCACGGAGAGGCGGTGTTGTGTAGTTAACTGATTCATTGAGATAAAGGAGACTGTGAATCATTGTTACAAACACTTTATTTATCATTCCTCCAATCAAAGAAAGCCGGTGATTAAATACAGGACAAATAATTTGAAAGAACATTACTGAGTTATTTCTACAGCTCATTAGGATCCATGTGCAGGCAGTGCGCACACAGGTGTGACAGTAGACACCAGCGGCCTTTTCCTCACCGTCATCCGGGTCCTCTTGGATATCATTGAGGCCACCTGCGTGCCTGGACACTGGGAGAACATGACGGCGAAAGTGACGTGAAACTCCTCCCTGAACTGGCGGCCAATGAAGCAGCTGAACAGCGGGTTGACGCAGGTGATGAGGCTGCAGAAGGACATCTCCAGGGCGAAGGTCACGTCTATGCTCCGCCAGGAGGCGGGGTTGGAGGGATAGACTGCCCGCATCACGATGGCCGCGTTGCGGTTCAGGTGGTAGGGCAGGTAAAACAGGGCGAAGAAAACCAGCGCGGTGCTCAGCACCCGCCGCAGCCGCCGCTGCTTGTTGAGCGGGTCGCGGCGGCAGGAGCGGTGGCGCAGCTCGCGGACGCTGCGCAGGCCGCAGTAGCAGATGGAGAGCAGCGGGAAGAGGAAGCCGACAATGGAGCACACGAGGGAATAGGGGAGGCTTTCCCTGGTCTCACGTAGGAATATGTACAGGGAGCACACGGTGCGGTTGCTCCCGGGGCAAGTCTGGATCTGAGTCATCCTGACAATCGGTAGGCTGAGGACCAGAGTGGCCACCCAGACCGCCACGCACAGCAGGCAGGTCTGCCTCCTGCCCAGCAGCACCAGAGAGCGCAGCGGGTGCACGATGGCCAGGTATCGGTCCACGCTGATGCAGGTGACGAAGAAGATGCTGAGGTAGAAGTAGTTGTGATAGAACATCCTCACCGCCATGCACACCGGCAGCCCCAGCTTCCAGTAGAGCTGGTCCAGGTGGTAGTCGATGAGGAACGGCAAGGCCAGCAGCCACGAGGTGTCAGCCAGGGTCAGGTTGAAGAGGAACACCGTGCTGCGGGTCCAGCGCCGCAGGCGGTGGAAGAAGACCCAGAGAGAGAACAGGTTGAGGGGAAGCCCAAGGATCAGCACCACCATGAAGAAGGACGGCATCACGTAGAGCTGGACCACCGGTAACGCGTGACGGGTGTCCAGGTCGCAGAAGGCTTCTTCTGGCAGCTGGAC
Encoded proteins:
- the LOC130195633 gene encoding succinate receptor 1-like; the encoded protein is MPSFFMVVLILGLPLNLFSLWVFFHRLRRWTRSTVFLFNLTLADTSWLLALPFLIDYHLDQLYWKLGLPVCMAVRMFYHNYFYLSIFFVTCISVDRYLAIVHPLRSLVLLGRRQTCLLCVAVWVATLVLSLPIVRMTQIQTCPGSNRTVCSLYIFLRETRESLPYSLVCSIVGFLFPLLSICYCGLRSVRELRHRSCRRDPLNKQRRLRRVLSTALVFFALFYLPYHLNRNAAIVMRAVYPSNPASWRSIDVTFALEMSFCSLITCVNPLFSCFIGRQFREEFHVTFAVMFSQCPGTQVASMISKRTRMTVRKRPLVSTVTPVCALPAHGS